The following are from one region of the Thermoproteus uzoniensis 768-20 genome:
- a CDS encoding class I SAM-dependent methyltransferase, which yields MSWVDEFFDDIYRDFMEHYRGPEISAKEARFLAEALGIEPGKRFLDAACGHGRHMRHMPPDSVVGLDINIRYLSEAKKYGDVVAADLRMPPFRRRAFDGAYIMHSTLGMFGDEEDLEILMWLSGSIKPGGSLAVDLANRAKVDKAYAALGESWNMWISAGPYKVLSVAAYNPLTGKIRETRYLYKNGEYVGTRTLELRLYSPSELGLMLRSVGMIVKAVYGDFDGSPYSDNSERYIAIAVKTGGAPENLKAAISWP from the coding sequence ATGAGTTGGGTCGACGAGTTCTTCGACGATATATATCGCGACTTCATGGAGCACTATAGGGGGCCTGAGATAAGCGCTAAGGAGGCGCGCTTCCTCGCCGAGGCTTTGGGCATAGAGCCGGGCAAGCGCTTCCTCGACGCCGCGTGCGGCCACGGGAGGCACATGCGGCATATGCCTCCGGACTCGGTGGTGGGCCTCGATATAAATATACGGTACCTCTCGGAGGCTAAGAAATACGGCGACGTCGTGGCCGCCGATTTGAGAATGCCTCCCTTCAGACGCCGTGCGTTCGACGGAGCCTATATAATGCACAGCACGCTGGGGATGTTCGGGGACGAGGAGGACTTGGAGATATTGATGTGGCTATCTGGCTCCATAAAGCCCGGCGGATCTCTCGCCGTGGATCTGGCCAACAGAGCGAAAGTGGACAAGGCGTACGCCGCGCTTGGGGAGAGCTGGAATATGTGGATATCCGCCGGCCCGTACAAGGTCTTATCAGTGGCCGCTTACAATCCGCTGACTGGGAAGATAAGGGAGACCAGATACCTCTACAAAAACGGGGAGTATGTGGGGACGAGGACCCTGGAGCTTAGGCTGTACTCGCCGAGCGAGCTGGGCCTCATGTTGCGCAGCGTCGGCATGATCGTCAAGGCGGTTTATGGGGATTTCGACGGGTCGCCGTACTCGGACAATTCTGAGAGGTATATAGCGATCGCCGTGAAGACCGGCGGCGCTCCGGAGAATTTAAAGGCGGCGATATCCTGGCCGTAG
- the prs gene encoding ribose-phosphate diphosphokinase → MRLYYFKNAEDLARQIAGALGLDAKLVEERDFPDGEVLVRVEPAREAILLARLYPDVNKNLVKLFLALDALSDYGADRVVLVAPYLPYARQDRRFRDGEPISVKFLLSHLRQYPVSHLIAVDLHKPYIGDYVAGLRVVNVYPAEKYAAAVRRWSVDVVLSPDAGSLHRAAALAELLGVPYNYFEKFRDRETGEIYMKPRGDVSLQGKSVVLVDDILATGGTLVDACKNAKLLGASAVYAVVSHCQLLGNAREKIKGCVNALYCTNTIPCEYSSLDVSEDLAKSISAIL, encoded by the coding sequence ATGCGGCTCTACTACTTCAAAAACGCCGAGGATTTAGCCAGACAGATCGCTGGGGCGTTGGGCCTAGACGCCAAGCTCGTCGAGGAGAGAGATTTCCCCGACGGCGAGGTGCTGGTGAGGGTGGAGCCGGCTAGAGAGGCGATTCTGTTGGCCCGGCTCTATCCCGACGTCAACAAGAACTTGGTCAAGCTATTTCTGGCGCTCGACGCCCTAAGCGACTACGGAGCCGACAGGGTGGTGCTCGTGGCGCCGTATCTCCCATATGCGAGACAAGACAGACGGTTCCGCGACGGGGAGCCCATAAGCGTTAAGTTCCTTCTAAGCCATTTGAGGCAGTACCCCGTGTCGCACCTCATAGCCGTCGACCTCCACAAGCCCTACATCGGCGACTACGTGGCGGGCCTACGCGTCGTCAATGTATATCCAGCGGAGAAATACGCGGCGGCCGTTAGGAGGTGGAGCGTGGACGTCGTCCTAAGTCCCGACGCGGGATCCCTCCATAGGGCCGCGGCGTTGGCCGAGCTGTTGGGCGTGCCTTACAACTACTTCGAGAAGTTCAGGGATAGAGAGACGGGGGAGATCTACATGAAGCCCAGAGGAGACGTGAGCCTCCAAGGGAAGTCTGTGGTTCTGGTCGACGATATACTGGCCACAGGCGGCACGTTGGTCGACGCGTGTAAAAACGCTAAGTTGTTGGGAGCGTCCGCGGTATACGCAGTGGTCTCACACTGCCAGTTGTTGGGCAACGCAAGGGAGAAGATCAAGGGTTGCGTAAACGCGCTCTACTGCACCAACACCATACCCTGCGAGTACTCCAGCTTAGACGTCTCGGAGGATCTCGCCAAGAGCATATCGGCGATCCTATAG
- a CDS encoding GTP cyclohydrolase IIa, whose amino-acid sequence MHSVMQLKLIGYREWTETLGFRREHVIQQIQAELHKRAWAEYTSIDALPHHMRYDYLLIYSNNVPVKALVDKVKSLQEVSPVPVEYCIGRGGTPLEAYEACGEGDTAGGSAVVGHMDIVNSTRQTERMGSYDVYVVVGDLINKANTICRGLGCLAFYLGGDNIMIFLPDVKTGYLLYDQIYIDVRLGIGIAERPYTAFAKATEALDSMRRDGVVGVRVLR is encoded by the coding sequence GTGCATAGCGTGATGCAACTAAAGTTGATAGGGTATAGGGAGTGGACGGAGACGTTGGGCTTCAGGCGGGAGCACGTGATACAGCAGATACAGGCGGAGCTCCACAAAAGGGCTTGGGCCGAATACACGTCCATAGACGCCCTCCCGCACCACATGCGGTACGACTACCTGCTGATATACTCAAACAACGTGCCCGTAAAGGCGTTGGTGGATAAGGTGAAGTCGTTGCAGGAGGTGTCGCCGGTGCCTGTCGAGTACTGTATAGGGCGCGGCGGCACTCCGCTGGAGGCCTACGAGGCTTGTGGAGAGGGGGACACGGCGGGGGGCTCGGCCGTCGTGGGCCATATGGACATAGTCAACAGCACGCGGCAGACCGAGAGGATGGGGTCCTACGACGTATATGTAGTGGTGGGCGACCTAATAAACAAGGCCAACACCATCTGTAGGGGGCTGGGCTGTCTGGCCTTCTATCTAGGAGGCGACAACATAATGATATTCCTCCCCGACGTGAAGACGGGCTATCTCCTCTACGACCAGATATATATAGACGTGCGGCTGGGCATCGGCATCGCCGAAAGGCCCTATACGGCCTTCGCCAAGGCCACCGAGGCTCTCGACTCTATGAGGAGAGACGGCGTGGTGGGCGTCAGAGTGCTGAGATGA
- a CDS encoding acetyl-CoA C-acetyltransferase, with translation MSLRNVYIVDFRRVPFSRLTRKEPQKDIYYNMRPEEVAAIVVRDIIERNGIRPEEVDDLITGMALQTGEGFLYGGRHVVFAAKLPVTVPAAAVDRQCASSITSVVMGANEIATGMADIVIAGGVEHMSRVPMYDNPHIVLNPKFFTEEYAFYELNIGYVMGLTAERLAEEAKITREEMDRWSLRSHQLAYKAQQDGYFKGEIIPVEVEQEGRKVVVDRDMSVRPDTSLEKLAQLPPAFRADGVITAGNSSPLNTGASYVLLMSERAVKKYGLQPMARIVSYGFAGVPPAVMGKGPVPASRKALEKAGLTVRDIDLWEINEAFAVVTLYAIKELGIEEDRVNKRGGAIAIGHPLGATGARLIGTLARQLQLEGKDRGVATLCVGGGQGAAVVIERV, from the coding sequence ATGAGCCTCCGGAACGTATACATAGTAGACTTCAGGAGGGTACCCTTCAGCAGATTGACGAGGAAGGAGCCGCAGAAAGACATCTACTACAACATGAGGCCTGAAGAGGTCGCCGCGATAGTGGTGAGGGACATAATAGAGAGGAACGGCATAAGGCCCGAGGAGGTGGACGACCTAATAACCGGCATGGCGCTACAGACGGGCGAGGGGTTCCTCTACGGCGGCAGGCACGTCGTGTTCGCGGCCAAGCTGCCCGTGACCGTGCCGGCGGCCGCCGTGGATAGACAGTGCGCCTCGTCGATAACTTCGGTCGTCATGGGCGCCAACGAGATAGCGACGGGGATGGCCGATATAGTGATCGCTGGAGGCGTCGAGCATATGTCCAGAGTGCCCATGTACGACAACCCCCACATAGTCCTCAACCCCAAGTTCTTCACGGAGGAGTACGCCTTCTACGAGCTCAACATAGGCTACGTCATGGGGCTAACCGCCGAGAGGCTGGCCGAGGAGGCCAAGATAACCAGAGAGGAGATGGACAGATGGAGCTTGAGGAGCCACCAGCTGGCCTACAAGGCCCAGCAAGACGGGTACTTCAAGGGCGAGATAATACCGGTGGAGGTGGAGCAGGAGGGGAGGAAGGTCGTGGTGGATAGGGACATGTCGGTGAGGCCCGACACCAGCCTCGAGAAGCTGGCCCAACTGCCCCCCGCGTTTAGGGCAGACGGAGTGATAACGGCCGGCAACTCGTCGCCGCTCAACACCGGCGCGTCCTACGTCCTCCTCATGTCGGAGAGGGCCGTCAAGAAGTACGGCCTCCAGCCCATGGCGAGGATAGTCAGCTACGGCTTCGCCGGCGTGCCGCCAGCCGTTATGGGCAAAGGCCCCGTCCCCGCGTCGAGGAAGGCGCTCGAGAAGGCGGGGCTGACCGTGAGGGACATAGACCTCTGGGAGATAAACGAGGCCTTCGCCGTGGTGACGCTGTACGCCATTAAGGAGCTGGGCATAGAGGAGGACAGGGTGAACAAGAGAGGGGGCGCTATAGCGATAGGCCATCCGCTGGGCGCTACGGGCGCCAGGCTAATAGGCACGCTCGCCAGACAGCTACAGCTAGAGGGCAAAGACAGAGGCGTCGCCACCCTCTGCGTCGGCGGAGGCCAGGGAGCCGCCGTGGTGATAGAGAGGGTATAA
- a CDS encoding DUF4382 domain-containing protein: MRAWPAVAAVVVVLAAVAFLYFYLSQGRVDVYVSDPPAPNLAIYLTFTSVALHRVGNNSGWVVIFNGSKTIALTHTPQLLVSASAPAGEYNEVFFTVSSATIEIGGVNITARIPSGVFKVHITGGMRLSGGSAEKLLISFPHVAYANGQIIISPSITAQVIS, translated from the coding sequence ATGCGGGCCTGGCCAGCTGTAGCGGCCGTAGTAGTGGTCCTAGCCGCCGTGGCCTTCCTCTATTTTTACCTGTCCCAGGGCCGCGTAGACGTCTACGTGTCCGATCCGCCGGCGCCCAACCTCGCCATATACCTCACCTTCACGTCCGTGGCGCTCCATAGGGTCGGCAACAACTCGGGCTGGGTCGTGATCTTCAACGGTAGCAAGACCATAGCGCTGACGCACACGCCGCAGTTGCTCGTCTCCGCCTCGGCGCCAGCCGGCGAGTACAACGAGGTGTTCTTCACGGTATCCAGCGCCACGATCGAGATAGGGGGCGTCAACATCACCGCCCGCATCCCCAGCGGAGTATTCAAGGTGCACATAACGGGCGGGATGAGGCTCAGCGGGGGCTCCGCGGAGAAGTTGCTCATATCGTTCCCCCACGTGGCGTACGCCAACGGACAGATAATAATCAGCCCGTCCATCACGGCGCAGGTGATCTCTTGA
- a CDS encoding creatininase family protein, with the protein MAVEPSDKRTETAGSRGGPADAGQTGCVLPVGSYEQHGPFLPPTVDTEIAIYVARRLAERLGARVLEPIWYTCSKEHQDFPPTIYVECDVFLSYITGVLRTAARWCGYVVVVAGHGGVADVGNLAASQLDYELGPKILWLNVWSLAAVRDHAGSDEASVYLAIGGRLIDTPRERVCEGDVHMMRYLRTAWMSRSGVVGCIDPAEISAERGSALLETIVDKAYQRANAFLSTIRAVYRA; encoded by the coding sequence ATGGCCGTAGAGCCTTCCGACAAACGGACCGAAACCGCCGGATCCCGAGGAGGGCCGGCCGACGCCGGGCAGACCGGCTGTGTGTTGCCTGTCGGATCCTACGAACAACACGGGCCGTTCCTCCCGCCGACGGTCGACACGGAGATAGCCATCTACGTGGCCCGGAGACTCGCAGAGAGGCTAGGCGCCCGGGTGTTGGAGCCTATCTGGTATACGTGTAGCAAAGAGCACCAAGACTTCCCTCCCACCATATACGTCGAGTGCGACGTCTTTCTATCCTACATAACCGGCGTCTTGAGAACTGCGGCTAGATGGTGCGGCTACGTAGTAGTGGTGGCGGGACACGGCGGCGTCGCCGACGTGGGGAACCTGGCGGCTTCGCAACTAGACTACGAGTTGGGGCCGAAAATACTCTGGCTGAACGTGTGGAGCTTGGCGGCCGTGAGGGATCACGCCGGCTCCGACGAGGCGAGCGTGTACCTAGCCATAGGCGGCAGGCTTATCGACACGCCTAGGGAGAGAGTGTGCGAGGGCGACGTGCATATGATGAGGTACTTACGAACGGCGTGGATGTCCCGGAGCGGCGTCGTCGGATGTATAGATCCGGCCGAGATCTCCGCGGAGAGGGGATCGGCGTTGCTGGAAACAATAGTTGACAAGGCCTACCAACGGGCTAATGCTTTTTTATCCACAATTCGGGCCGTCTATCGTGCATAG
- a CDS encoding translation initiation factor IF-2 subunit beta, whose translation MSSEKEYMDLLERAYKIVTPKAQRRAEIPKLEIQNLPRRTVIANLGQIAKRLNRDPAHIAKFFQKELATPGMIDGDSLILSGERTPKVVEAVYERYLKFYVICPVCGSIDTVLQREERIYMLRCTACGAVTPVKPL comes from the coding sequence GTGTCCTCGGAAAAGGAGTACATGGATCTCCTGGAGCGGGCCTACAAGATCGTCACGCCCAAGGCCCAGAGAAGGGCCGAGATACCCAAACTCGAGATACAGAACCTCCCCCGCAGGACCGTGATAGCTAACTTGGGCCAGATAGCCAAGAGGCTCAACCGAGACCCCGCCCACATAGCCAAGTTCTTCCAGAAGGAGCTGGCCACGCCCGGCATGATAGACGGAGACTCGCTGATCCTCAGCGGCGAGAGGACCCCGAAGGTCGTGGAGGCAGTCTACGAGAGGTACCTCAAGTTCTACGTGATATGCCCCGTCTGCGGCTCCATAGACACCGTCCTCCAGAGGGAAGAGCGCATCTACATGCTGAGGTGCACCGCCTGCGGCGCCGTCACTCCCGTCAAGCCGCTCTAA
- a CDS encoding 2-hydroxyacid dehydrogenase: MVCIFVSRDTFPEILYKKLAEVGEVRAYPYGKPAWLTAGIPKDALKRAAAECDAMVVFVGDVVDREVLSSARNLKIISTVSVGYDHIDVAEARRRGIVVTNTPEVLVDATADLAVGLLLALVRRIVEGDRLIREGKAYDIWGALIGSDIRGKRAGIVGLGNLGTAIARRLLAFGAEVVYWSRTRKPQVEFALGIRYLPLDELLSTSDFVIVSVALTPETRHLMNWERFSKMKRGAYFVNVARGPVVDTEALLRALREGILAGAALDVYEVEPLPHTHELVGMPNVVLTPHIGSAALETRIKMAEVAAENVVRFFRGERPLYVVE; this comes from the coding sequence GTGGTCTGCATATTCGTCAGCAGGGATACGTTCCCCGAGATACTCTACAAGAAACTGGCCGAGGTGGGGGAGGTCAGAGCGTACCCCTACGGCAAGCCGGCCTGGCTGACGGCGGGCATCCCGAAGGACGCCCTCAAGAGGGCCGCCGCCGAGTGCGACGCCATGGTGGTCTTCGTGGGGGATGTCGTGGATAGGGAGGTGCTGTCCAGCGCCAGGAACCTCAAGATAATCTCCACCGTCTCGGTGGGGTACGACCACATAGACGTCGCCGAGGCCAGGCGGAGGGGCATCGTGGTGACCAACACGCCAGAGGTGCTGGTCGACGCCACGGCCGACCTGGCAGTGGGCCTCTTGCTGGCCCTAGTCAGGAGGATAGTCGAGGGCGATAGGCTGATTAGAGAGGGCAAGGCGTACGATATTTGGGGCGCCCTTATAGGTTCTGATATACGGGGCAAGAGGGCGGGCATCGTGGGGCTCGGCAACTTGGGCACGGCCATAGCTAGGCGCCTTCTGGCGTTCGGCGCCGAGGTCGTCTACTGGTCCCGTACAAGGAAGCCCCAGGTGGAGTTCGCGTTGGGCATAAGGTATCTGCCGCTCGACGAGTTGCTGTCGACCAGCGATTTCGTGATCGTCTCGGTGGCGTTGACGCCTGAGACCCGGCACTTGATGAACTGGGAGAGGTTCTCTAAGATGAAGCGCGGCGCCTATTTCGTCAACGTCGCCAGAGGCCCCGTGGTGGACACTGAGGCTCTTCTGAGGGCTCTACGGGAGGGCATTCTGGCCGGCGCGGCGCTGGACGTATATGAAGTGGAGCCGCTCCCCCACACCCACGAGCTCGTGGGGATGCCCAACGTAGTCCTCACCCCCCATATAGGGAGCGCCGCTTTGGAGACTAGGATCAAGATGGCCGAAGTGGCCGCGGAGAACGTCGTGCGGTTCTTCAGAGGAGAAAGGCCCCTCTACGTGGTGGAGTGA
- a CDS encoding 2,5-diamino-6-(ribosylamino)-4(3H)-pyrimidinone 5'-phosphate reductase, giving the protein MRPYVYLAAAVTVDGRIASKTGYSRLSCPVDLKRLHALRAKVDAVLVGAGTVKIDNPRLTVRYVEGRNPVRVIVDGSLSVPQSARVFDSSAPTIVLTTEKAPREKVAALRERGVEVIQFPGDAVPLREALERLYASGIRSVLVEGGGRINWQMLSQCLVDELVITVTPYAFGAGTSLLEGPGYDDVESAPFRLRLLSAEICECGQEVVLRYRVECKQ; this is encoded by the coding sequence ATGAGGCCTTACGTCTACCTCGCCGCGGCCGTCACCGTAGACGGCAGAATAGCCAGCAAGACGGGCTACTCCCGCCTTTCCTGCCCCGTAGATTTGAAGAGGCTACACGCGCTCCGCGCCAAGGTAGACGCCGTGCTGGTGGGGGCGGGGACTGTCAAGATCGACAACCCGAGGCTGACCGTGAGGTACGTCGAAGGCCGAAACCCGGTACGGGTAATAGTCGACGGGTCGTTGAGCGTCCCGCAGTCTGCCCGAGTCTTCGACAGCTCGGCGCCCACGATAGTCTTGACTACGGAGAAGGCCCCGCGCGAGAAGGTGGCGGCCTTGAGAGAACGCGGCGTCGAGGTGATCCAGTTTCCGGGAGATGCCGTGCCGCTCCGAGAGGCATTGGAGAGGCTCTACGCCTCCGGCATAAGGAGCGTCTTGGTGGAGGGCGGCGGCCGCATCAACTGGCAGATGTTGAGCCAATGCCTGGTCGACGAGCTGGTGATAACGGTGACCCCATATGCATTTGGGGCCGGCACGTCGCTTCTGGAGGGGCCAGGGTACGACGACGTGGAGTCCGCGCCGTTTAGGCTGAGGCTACTATCGGCCGAGATATGCGAGTGCGGGCAGGAGGTTGTGTTGAGGTATAGAGTTGAGTGTAAACAATAG
- a CDS encoding 3,4-dihydroxy-2-butanone-4-phosphate synthase: MMLEKAIEALRTGRPVLIYDGDYREAEADFVVRADAVTPGLVRWLRQNAGGLLCFVTTEEIGRALGLEFLSEYYRRLGLSVLPKYGDEPAFMGYVNHKKTKTGVRDSDKALTIRELARVVEMALSDPDRAKKTFVDEFYGPGHVPVLGARLGRRWGHTELSAILAKAAGLPPALAIIEVLGPSVDAMPYEEVEELAKSLGVPLLRGEELKALA, translated from the coding sequence ATGATGTTGGAGAAGGCGATAGAGGCCTTGAGGACTGGCAGGCCCGTGCTCATATACGACGGCGATTATAGAGAAGCCGAGGCCGACTTCGTGGTGAGGGCCGACGCGGTGACTCCCGGCCTCGTCAGGTGGCTGAGGCAGAACGCAGGCGGGCTCCTATGTTTCGTGACGACTGAGGAGATAGGGAGGGCGCTCGGCCTCGAGTTCCTCTCCGAGTACTACCGCAGACTGGGGCTCTCCGTGTTGCCCAAATACGGCGACGAGCCGGCGTTCATGGGCTACGTCAACCACAAGAAGACCAAGACAGGCGTCAGGGACTCGGACAAGGCTTTGACCATAAGAGAGCTGGCGAGGGTGGTCGAGATGGCGTTGAGCGACCCCGACAGAGCCAAGAAGACGTTCGTGGACGAGTTCTACGGGCCGGGCCACGTGCCGGTGCTCGGGGCCAGGTTAGGGAGGAGGTGGGGCCACACGGAGCTGTCGGCCATACTCGCCAAGGCCGCCGGCCTGCCTCCAGCCCTCGCCATAATTGAGGTTCTAGGCCCCAGCGTAGACGCTATGCCGTACGAGGAAGTAGAGGAGCTGGCGAAATCCTTAGGCGTGCCGTTGCTAAGGGGCGAGGAGCTAAAGGCCCTTGCGTAG
- a CDS encoding YkgJ family cysteine cluster protein: MSVWSNPSFFEVRFKCIKCGICCVGTEMELLPEDVERIEALGYRLEDFAVADGDTLRLKNVDGHCVFYDPTTASCTIYEHRPIGCRLYPLVYDGREVYVDKTCPTWHTVSRREVERLAPYVAKFVEDSRRTRIVIRLRKGL, from the coding sequence GTGAGCGTCTGGTCCAACCCCTCGTTCTTTGAGGTGAGGTTCAAGTGCATAAAATGCGGGATATGTTGCGTGGGGACCGAGATGGAGCTGTTGCCGGAGGACGTAGAGCGTATCGAGGCCTTGGGATATCGGCTTGAGGACTTCGCCGTCGCCGACGGCGACACGTTGAGGCTAAAGAACGTGGACGGGCACTGCGTGTTCTACGACCCCACGACGGCAAGCTGCACCATCTACGAGCATAGGCCCATCGGCTGTAGGCTCTACCCGCTGGTATACGACGGGCGCGAGGTCTACGTGGACAAGACGTGCCCGACTTGGCACACGGTATCGCGCAGAGAGGTCGAGAGGCTCGCCCCCTACGTGGCTAAGTTCGTCGAGGACTCGAGGCGGACCAGGATAGTAATCAGGCTACGCAAGGGCCTTTAG
- the tsaA gene encoding tRNA (N6-threonylcarbamoyladenosine(37)-N6)-methyltransferase TrmO, which translates to MREIRLKPIGYVEEGLPQEGASRRDFISTVRVFDEYADGLLGLEEYSHVFVIWYMDRVERVELRVRPRRLPDAPEVGIFATRFPPRPNPIGLTVAEIVAVEPPRLRLRNLDAWTGSPVLDIKPYDVLDAITSPKMPEWLRRLLNIDR; encoded by the coding sequence TTGAGGGAGATAAGGCTTAAGCCTATAGGCTACGTCGAGGAGGGGCTCCCCCAAGAGGGGGCCAGCAGAAGGGACTTCATATCCACGGTTAGGGTATTCGACGAGTACGCCGACGGCTTGCTGGGCCTCGAGGAGTACAGCCACGTCTTCGTCATATGGTATATGGACAGAGTAGAACGCGTCGAGCTGAGGGTGAGGCCTAGGCGTCTCCCAGACGCGCCTGAGGTCGGCATATTCGCCACGAGGTTTCCGCCGAGGCCGAACCCCATAGGTCTGACCGTGGCGGAGATAGTGGCCGTGGAGCCGCCCCGGCTCCGCCTGCGCAATCTGGACGCCTGGACTGGGAGCCCCGTGCTCGACATAAAGCCGTACGACGTCCTCGACGCGATCACGAGCCCAAAGATGCCGGAGTGGCTGCGGCGTCTTCTTAATATAGACCGGTAA
- a CDS encoding LysE family transporter: MLADLILQTLMVTPSGAFSPGPLTTAAVVSGALRPRAAARSGLAVAAGHMAFEFPYVLALGLVAGALGSFQKPLAAISLAFSLLFAYLTASDGLASIRGNTRQMSGGRLSLPPFLTGLVFTGANPYFLMWWATVGLPLVGEAFALGPLGVAAMYGAHVWMDYFWLSLMASLGGGASRLLNNRRYGYLLIALSALLALFGVNIFLKAFAGVDLLNF; this comes from the coding sequence ATGCTGGCCGACTTGATCCTCCAGACATTGATGGTGACGCCGTCGGGCGCCTTCTCGCCGGGTCCTCTAACGACGGCGGCTGTCGTCTCGGGCGCCCTGCGTCCTAGAGCGGCGGCGAGGTCGGGGCTTGCGGTGGCCGCGGGCCATATGGCGTTCGAGTTCCCCTACGTGCTGGCGCTCGGGCTGGTCGCCGGCGCGCTCGGCTCTTTCCAGAAGCCGCTCGCCGCAATCTCGCTGGCGTTCTCGCTCCTCTTCGCCTACTTGACGGCTAGCGACGGGCTTGCCTCCATAAGAGGCAACACGAGGCAGATGTCCGGCGGGCGGCTTTCCCTGCCGCCCTTCTTGACGGGCCTAGTCTTCACGGGAGCCAACCCGTATTTCCTGATGTGGTGGGCCACTGTCGGCCTTCCTCTAGTCGGCGAGGCCTTCGCGCTGGGACCTCTCGGCGTAGCCGCGATGTACGGCGCCCACGTCTGGATGGACTACTTCTGGCTTTCCCTAATGGCCTCGCTCGGCGGAGGCGCGTCCAGGTTGTTGAACAACAGGAGGTACGGCTATCTGCTCATAGCCCTATCGGCTTTACTGGCGCTTTTCGGGGTGAATATATTCCTCAAGGCGTTCGCGGGAGTCGACTTGCTCAATTTCTGA
- a CDS encoding histone deacetylase family protein codes for MRVYYDDVFKGHETGPGHPENPRRLDYALEGIRDAGAPLVAPRARDDVLQHLEAAHGRDYIRYIEDLCSLGNLTELDGDTWVSPGTCNAAFTAVSAILDALDSREHAYILARPPGHHAGRSGRALTAPTQGFCIFNTAAVGALYGEGAAVVDIDVHHGNGTQEILYDRDVLYISTHQDPLTLYPGTGFPDEVGRGRGEGFNVNVPMPPGLGDDGFKKIFDEVVMPILRQYGPRVLIVSLGWDAHKEDPLADMGFTLNGYRYAIRSLLSLNVPAVFLLEGGYNYAVLKEGSKMLAMELAGLGRAPPEEPSASDHSAWGRLTKILAEVRSIQSRYWRL; via the coding sequence GTGAGGGTGTACTACGACGACGTCTTCAAGGGGCACGAGACTGGGCCCGGACATCCCGAGAACCCCCGCCGCCTCGACTACGCCTTGGAAGGGATTAGGGATGCCGGCGCGCCTCTCGTCGCCCCGCGCGCCAGAGATGACGTCCTCCAACATCTAGAGGCGGCCCACGGTAGAGACTACATAAGGTATATCGAGGATCTATGTAGCTTGGGCAACCTCACGGAGCTAGACGGCGACACTTGGGTGTCCCCCGGCACGTGCAACGCCGCCTTTACGGCCGTGTCGGCAATACTCGACGCGTTGGATTCGAGGGAGCACGCCTACATATTGGCGAGGCCTCCCGGCCATCACGCCGGCAGGTCAGGGAGGGCCTTAACGGCTCCTACCCAGGGTTTCTGTATATTCAACACGGCGGCTGTCGGTGCCCTTTACGGAGAGGGCGCTGCGGTTGTTGACATAGACGTCCACCACGGCAACGGCACCCAGGAGATCCTCTACGATAGGGACGTGCTCTACATCTCGACCCACCAGGATCCGTTGACCCTGTACCCGGGCACCGGCTTTCCCGACGAGGTCGGGAGGGGAAGGGGCGAGGGCTTCAACGTAAACGTGCCCATGCCCCCTGGCCTGGGAGACGACGGCTTCAAGAAGATCTTCGACGAGGTCGTCATGCCTATATTGAGGCAGTACGGCCCCCGCGTCTTGATAGTGTCGTTGGGCTGGGATGCGCATAAGGAGGATCCGCTCGCCGATATGGGCTTCACCCTCAACGGGTATAGGTACGCCATTAGGTCCTTGCTCTCCCTAAACGTGCCTGCGGTGTTCCTCTTAGAGGGCGGCTACAACTACGCCGTGCTTAAGGAGGGGTCTAAAATGTTGGCGATGGAGCTGGCCGGCCTAGGCCGCGCCCCGCCCGAGGAGCCCAGCGCAAGCGACCACTCGGCGTGGGGGAGGTTGACGAAGATCTTGGCCGAGGTGAGGTCTATCCAGTCCAGGTACTGGAGGCTATAG
- a CDS encoding NUDIX hydrolase, protein MRKCVVASGILIEDGKALVVYHERLGVWLYPGGHVEPDETPSEAVVREFQEETGLVVEPVGPVRGISGGDVVEEPLPFAILRETVRYPDETHIHYDLVFLVRRVGGRLDNGVWVSEAELDGLRTYPNVRQVLRRALSALR, encoded by the coding sequence GTGAGGAAGTGCGTCGTCGCCTCCGGCATACTTATAGAGGACGGAAAGGCGCTTGTTGTGTATCACGAGAGGCTGGGCGTCTGGCTCTACCCGGGCGGCCACGTCGAGCCCGACGAGACGCCGTCTGAGGCCGTGGTTCGGGAGTTCCAGGAGGAGACGGGGCTCGTGGTGGAGCCTGTGGGCCCTGTCCGCGGGATCTCCGGCGGCGACGTGGTCGAGGAGCCTCTGCCCTTCGCAATATTGAGGGAGACGGTCCGCTATCCGGACGAGACCCACATACACTACGACTTGGTTTTCCTGGTGAGGCGCGTTGGGGGGAGGCTGGACAACGGCGTGTGGGTATCCGAGGCTGAGCTGGACGGGCTACGGACGTACCCCAACGTCAGGCAGGTCCTCAGACGGGCCCTCTCGGCTCTGCGGTGA